In Helianthus annuus cultivar XRQ/B chromosome 8, HanXRQr2.0-SUNRISE, whole genome shotgun sequence, a single genomic region encodes these proteins:
- the LOC110870186 gene encoding uncharacterized protein LOC110870186, translating into MERWPTASVTALNRDVSDHRPSLLSTTPSDYGHIPFRCFNSWMEIPGFSGLVQQACHIFVCNGPADMALSVKLSWLKNNIKAWVKVEKERSNGEYLVKKNRIQHLERLAESRSLEVGKLNERAECISFIMDTDHRNQLDAKQKSLSRWALEGDENSVFYHNVINANISNNCINGLMVNGVWSSDPVVVKEAFFEFFANQFVEPMVTQPTITCQNMVSLSTAEANSLVVPFSLTEIKEAIWGCVGDRAPGPDGFNFKFIKNNWV; encoded by the coding sequence ATGGAGAGATGGCCAACGGCTTCGGTAACGGCGCTCAATCGGGATGTTTCAGATCATCGGCCAAGTCTGTTATCCACTACTCCTTCGGATTATGGTCATATTCCGTTTAGATGCTTTAATTCCTGGATGGAGATACCGGGGTTTTCCGGCCTTGTGCAACAGGCGTGTCATATCTTTGTCTGTAATGGTCCAGCAGATATGGCTCTCTCAGTTAAGCTGAGTTggttaaaaaataatattaaagctTGGGTCAAAGTTGAAAAGGAAAGATCTAATGGGGAATATTTAGTTAAGAAAAATCGGATCCAACATTTGGAAAGGTTAGCGGAGTCGAGGTCGTTGGAGGTTGGGAAGTTGAACGAAAGGGCGGAATGTATTAGTTTCATCATGGATACAGATCACAGAAATCAACTGGATGCCAAGCAAAAATCCCTATCTAGGTGGGCCCTCGAAGGTGATGAAAATTCTGTTTTTTATCATAATGTTATCAATGCCAATATTAGTAATAATTGTATTAATGGCTTAATGGTTAATGGTGTATGGAGTTCGGATCCGGTGGTTGTAAAAGAAGCATTCTTTGAATTTTTTGCTAATCAGTTTGTGGAACCGATGGTTACTCAGCCTACCATTACGTGTCAAAATATGGTTTCACTGTCTACGGCTGAAGCTAATTCTCTTGTAGTGCCTTTTTCTCTTACGGAAATAAAGGAAGCTATATGGGGTTGTGTTGGTGACCGGGCTC